One genomic segment of Choristoneura fumiferana chromosome Z, NRCan_CFum_1, whole genome shotgun sequence includes these proteins:
- the LOC141432462 gene encoding GPN-loop GTPase 1-like, which produces MRDFEAFQEALDAEGDAEGGSTYVGNLSRSMALALDNFYCDLKCCGVSSHTGAGFDEFFNLVDKAAEEYETEYKADWLKMRAEKEAEQKKKEEELLKGPNTSDTVIEKSNLIEEVTMGREMCDMYLKHPGNESSSDEEGTEQTTEIDDKPADVAMFQEFLRKHVKPNNTDDKS; this is translated from the exons ATGCGAGATTTCGAGGCATTCCAAGAAGCTTTGGATGCAGAAGGTGATGCGGAGGGTGGCAGCACCTACGTAGGCAACCTGTCTCGGTCCATGGCGCTTGCACTTGACAACTTCTACTGTGACCTTAAGTGCTGTGGCGTTAGTTCTCACACAGGCGCA ggttttgaTGAATTCTTCAATTTGGTGGACAAAGCTGCAGAGGAATATGAGAC TGAATACAAAGCAGACTGGCTTAAAATGCGCGCTGAAAAAGAAGCAGAacagaaaaagaaagaagaagaattaCTAAAAGGCCCAA ACACATCTGACACagtaatagaaaaaagtaaTTTGATAGAAGAAGTGACGATGGGACGAGAAATGTGTGATATGTATTTGAAGCATCCTGGTAACGAGAGCTCCAGTGATGAAGAAGGCACTGAACAAACTACAGAAATAG acGACAAACCAGCAGATGTGGCGATGTTCCAGGAGTTCTTGAGAAAACACGTGAAACCAAACAATACGGATGACAAGTCATAG